The nucleotide sequence CGTTAAGCGGAATTGGGTATGGTCTTTAACTCTGAAAATAGTGAATTCTTCTCCGACGCTACCGAAGAGCACACCAACAATCTGCTGCTGAAATACCTCCAAAATCAGTCCCCAGAAGTTTTGTCACGGGTGGCCCGCTCTGCTAGCCCAGAAATCCGCCAAATTATTAGTCATAATGTCCAAGGACTGGTGGGGGGATTACCCTCTGAGGCTTTTAATATTCAAATCACAACAGATCGAGATAACTTAGCGGGCCTGTTAGCCTCGGCAATGATGACCGGGTATTTCTTACGCCAAATGGAACAACGGATGGAACTAGAAGCTGGTTTTGCCAGTTCCTTGTCTGTAACCCCCGTTGAGAGTCAAGATTAAGTTGAATTTTAAGGATTCAGTCAATTCGATCACCGTGCCAGCCAACGCACTATTTTCAACAGAGCTTGAGATCCAGGCCTTAGTAGGGTGGCTTGGTAGTAATGGTCGGCAGCTTTTTTAAGAATCTCGGCTTGGGTAGGGTAGGGAAAGATGGTTTGACTCAAGCGAGAAAGTCCCTGATTTGTCCCCATGGCCTGGGTAATGTAACTGATCAGTTCCCCGGCTCCATGACCGACAATCGCCGCCCCCAGAATCCGATCGGAATTGTGACTCAAGACTAATTCTAAAAACCCCTGGGTTTC is from Synechococcus sp. PCC 6312 and encodes:
- a CDS encoding DUF760 domain-containing protein, with the translated sequence MVFNSENSEFFSDATEEHTNNLLLKYLQNQSPEVLSRVARSASPEIRQIISHNVQGLVGGLPSEAFNIQITTDRDNLAGLLASAMMTGYFLRQMEQRMELEAGFASSLSVTPVESQD